From a single Silene latifolia isolate original U9 population chromosome 6, ASM4854445v1, whole genome shotgun sequence genomic region:
- the LOC141588241 gene encoding uncharacterized protein LOC141588241: MNINGKVEGFFPGKRGLRQGDPLSPYLFVLCMEVLSRLLRKLPAYSGFSYHPKCVKLNLTHLVFADDLLVFTRGDVPSVTVVANCLGIFAGYSGLRANPLKSCLYFEGVNQVVIDAILHATGFTQGEFPFRFFWGYDSDSRRMLFKSWDSFCYPRAEGGIDIKEVLTWNKVQLLKWLWKLQNQPQSLWVKWVHTYVLQSADVWLLTPRSNDSWYWSNLIKVRDWFIERMGTKEDAKLVLQGDIIGIFPGSTIYELARDRKAPGRWASILGDTLCMPKHMIISLLAVQDCLPTIDNLNRRGLVIINRCPLCEAALENRNHLFFLCPFSARLWKSISCWLKLGTVSCSLSRIITWYKSHVRGKNSWKRACRCALLAAIYTLWQERNSRIFNGGRKSIGQLFSEVKFVVYNRLLHIHFKVDEDVNWT; the protein is encoded by the exons ATGAACATCAATGGAAAAGTGGAAGGCTTTTTCCCTGGTAAACGAGGGCTTAGGCAAGGAGATCCCCTATCTCCTTACCTCTTTGTCCTATGCATGGAAGTTCTCTCACGGTTGCTCAGGAAATTGCCTGCTTACTCTGGCTTCTCTTACCACCCTAAATGTGTAAAGTTAAATCTTACCCATTTGGTGTTTGCTGACGACCTCCTAGTGTTTACTAGAGGAGATGTCCCATCTGTGACTGTTGTGGCTAACTGTTTGGGAATCTTTGCTGGCTATTCTGGATTAAGGGCTAACCCATTAAAATCTTGTCTTTATTTTGAAGGGGTTAATCAGGTGGTAATTGATGCTATTCTCCATGCTACTGGCTTCACTCAAGGGGAGTTTCCTTTCAG GTTTTTTTGGGGCTATGACAGTGATTCTAGGCGTATGTTGTTTAAAAGTTGGGATAGTTTCTGCTATCCTAGAGCTGAGGGAGGCATAGATATTAAGGAGGTGCTTACCTGGAACAAAGTACAGCTTCTGAAATGGCTTTGGAAGCTTCAAAATCAACCTCAGAGTCTCTGGGTGAAATGGGTGCATACTTATGTGCTTCAGAGTGCAGACGTATGGCTTCTCACACCTAGAAGCAATGATTCATGGTATTGGTCTAACCTAATTAAGGTCAGGGACTGGTTCATTGAAAGAATGGGTACTAAAGAGGATGCTAAACTGGTACTTCAGGGAGACATTATTGGAATCTTTCCTGGGTCTACCATTTATGAACTGGCCAGGGACAGGAAAGCTCCAGGTAGGTGGGCATCAATTTTGGGAGACACACTTTGTATGCCCAAGCATATGATCATCAGTCTTCTTGCTGTTCAGGATTGTTTGCCTACTATTGACAATCTGAACAGGCGAGGGCTTGTGATTATCAACAGATGCCCATTGTGTGAGGCAGCTCTAGAAAACCGTAATCATCTCTTCTTCCTCTGCCCGTTTTCAGCTAGGCTTTGGAAGTCCATCTCTTGCTGGTTGAAACTAGGTACTGTTTCTTGCTCTTTATCGCGGATAATCACTTGGTACAAGTCCCATGTCAGAGGCAAAAATTCTTGGAAACGGGCTTGTCGATGTGCTCTGCTTGCTGCGATTTATACTCTTTGGCAGGAAAGGAACTCTCGTATCTTCAATGGTGGCAGGAAATCTATTGGACAACTATTTTCTGAAGTTAAGTTTGTAGTTTACAATAGGTTGTTACATATCCACTTCAAGGTGGATGAGGATGTAAACTGGACCTAG